In a genomic window of Burkholderiales bacterium:
- a CDS encoding glycogen operon protein GlgX homolog has product MAKPITAVWPGRPYPRGATWDGEGVNFALFSENAEKVELCIFDDKGRRELQRIEFKEHTDQVWHCYLPEARPGMLYGYRVHGPYKPEAGHRFNPHKLLLDPYAKAIVGGINWSDAHFGYRIGHEREDLSFDRRDSAPGMPKCQVVDTAFTWGDDRRPDIPWHETIIYELHVKGFTMLHPEVPPALRGTYAGLATTPVIEYLKRLGVTTVELMPVHTFVDDRHLVQKGLRNYWGYNSIGYFAPDNRYSASGQVAEFKTMVKALHSAGIEVILDVVYNHTAEGNHLGPTLAFRGIDNASYYRLVADNPRYYMDYTGCGNTLNMRHPRVLQLIMDSLRYWVNEMHVDGFRFDLASALARELHEVDRLGAFFDIIRQDPVLSQVKLIAEPWDLGEGGYQVGNFPVGWTEWNDKYRDTMRAYWKGDGGLIGEFARRLTGSSDLYGKSGRSPHASINFVTAHDGFTLHDLVTYNEKHNEANLEENRDGHNHNLSWNCGVEGETDDPQVNALRARQKRNLLATLLLSQGVPMLLAGDEICRTQRGNNNAYCQDNEISWVDWNLTQPKRQLLAFVQRMVALRRDHPVFRRRHFFQGRPIHGTGVKDIVWLNPDSREMTDEEWNQHHARCLGVYLAGEGLTETDERGRPITDSNFLVLFNAHHEEIPFSLPQLAGGPRWLVVLDTAYEEGLAWDGVYMAGASYPLQGRSLALLQQQKVSP; this is encoded by the coding sequence ATGGCAAAACCGATCACAGCGGTCTGGCCCGGCCGCCCGTACCCTCGCGGGGCCACGTGGGACGGGGAGGGCGTCAATTTCGCCCTTTTCTCCGAGAACGCCGAGAAGGTTGAGCTTTGCATCTTCGACGACAAGGGCCGGCGGGAGCTCCAGCGCATCGAGTTCAAGGAGCACACCGACCAGGTGTGGCACTGCTATCTCCCGGAGGCGCGACCCGGCATGCTCTACGGCTACCGGGTCCACGGCCCTTACAAACCCGAGGCGGGCCACCGTTTCAATCCCCACAAGCTGCTGCTGGACCCTTACGCCAAGGCGATCGTGGGCGGCATCAACTGGAGCGACGCCCACTTCGGCTACCGCATCGGCCACGAACGGGAGGACCTGTCTTTCGACCGGCGCGATAGCGCGCCCGGCATGCCCAAGTGCCAGGTGGTGGATACCGCCTTTACCTGGGGTGACGACCGCCGGCCCGACATTCCCTGGCACGAGACCATCATCTACGAGCTGCACGTGAAGGGCTTCACCATGCTGCACCCGGAGGTGCCCCCCGCTCTGCGGGGCACCTACGCGGGGCTTGCCACGACCCCCGTCATCGAATACTTGAAACGTCTCGGCGTCACCACGGTGGAGCTCATGCCGGTGCACACCTTCGTGGACGATCGCCACCTGGTGCAGAAGGGCTTGCGCAACTACTGGGGCTACAATTCCATCGGCTATTTCGCCCCCGACAACCGCTATTCCGCCAGCGGCCAGGTGGCCGAGTTCAAGACCATGGTGAAGGCCCTGCACTCGGCCGGGATCGAGGTGATCCTGGACGTGGTGTACAACCACACCGCTGAAGGCAACCACTTGGGGCCCACGCTTGCCTTCCGCGGCATCGACAACGCCTCCTACTACCGGCTGGTGGCCGACAATCCCCGCTACTACATGGACTACACCGGCTGCGGCAACACGCTGAACATGCGGCACCCGCGGGTGCTCCAGCTCATCATGGACTCCCTGCGCTACTGGGTGAACGAGATGCACGTGGACGGCTTCCGCTTCGATCTCGCCTCGGCCCTCGCCCGGGAGCTGCACGAAGTGGACCGCTTGGGGGCGTTTTTCGACATCATCCGCCAGGACCCGGTGCTGTCCCAGGTCAAGCTTATCGCCGAGCCCTGGGATTTGGGCGAGGGCGGCTACCAGGTGGGCAACTTCCCGGTCGGCTGGACCGAATGGAACGACAAGTACCGGGACACCATGCGCGCCTACTGGAAGGGAGACGGGGGCCTGATCGGGGAGTTCGCCCGGCGGCTCACCGGCTCCAGCGACCTCTACGGCAAGAGTGGACGCAGCCCCCACGCCAGCATCAACTTCGTGACCGCGCACGATGGCTTCACCCTGCACGACCTCGTCACTTACAACGAGAAGCACAACGAGGCCAACCTGGAGGAGAACCGGGACGGCCACAACCACAACCTGTCGTGGAACTGCGGCGTGGAGGGCGAGACCGATGATCCCCAGGTGAACGCCCTGCGGGCACGCCAGAAGCGCAATCTGCTCGCCACCCTGCTCCTGTCCCAGGGGGTGCCCATGCTGCTCGCCGGGGACGAGATCTGCCGCACCCAGCGGGGGAACAACAACGCCTATTGCCAGGACAACGAAATCTCCTGGGTGGACTGGAACCTGACCCAGCCGAAACGCCAACTCCTTGCCTTCGTCCAGCGGATGGTGGCCCTGCGGCGCGATCATCCGGTGTTCCGCCGACGCCACTTCTTCCAGGGACGACCCATCCATGGCACCGGGGTCAAGGACATCGTCTGGCTCAACCCCGATAGCCGAGAGATGACCGACGAGGAATGGAACCAGCACCACGCCCGTTGCTTGGGCGTCTATCTCGCGGGAGAGGGACTCACCGAGACCGACGAGCGGGGCCGCCCCATTACCGACAGCAATTTCCTCGTACTATTCAATGCCCACCACGAGGAGATCCCTTTCAGCCTGCCCCAGCTCGCCGGCGGGCCCCGCTGGCTGGTGGTGCTGGACACGGCCTACGAGGAGGGCCTCGCCTGGGATGGGGTGTACATGGCGGGCGCTTCCTATCCTCTACAGGGCCGGTCCCTTGCCCTTCTGCAACAACAAAAGGTTTCCCCATGA
- the glgC gene encoding glucose-1-phosphate adenylyltransferase: MAGPKILAMVLAGGEGTRLFPLTAERSKPAVPFGGRYRIVDFVLSNLINSEIHSIYVLVQYKSQSLIEHIHRAWVLSPIIPGQFVSIVPPQMREGPEWFQGTADAVYQNLNLLDPHAPDLVAVFGADHVYRMDIRQMVRFHLEREAEVTVAALPVPIQEASAFGIVEANRSGRITGFVEKPVSPPPMPSDPERAFASMGNYLFNTQVLIEALHEARRLGEKDFGRDVIPRLIASHRVFAYDFSKNKVPGVRSYEEPAYWRDVGTIDAFYAAHRDTLGTEPRFNLFNPRWPILSSGYQGPVAAIVRGTLENCDVGAGSLIKDATVRNSVLRREVLLEEDVVVEDSIVMDYTIVRAGARLKRVIVDRYNVLGPGERIGYNLDEDKKRFHVTGSGIVVIPKGAHRADTRRYY; this comes from the coding sequence ATGGCAGGGCCCAAAATCCTGGCGATGGTGCTGGCGGGGGGCGAGGGAACGCGCCTCTTTCCCCTGACGGCGGAGCGGTCCAAGCCAGCCGTGCCCTTCGGCGGCCGCTACCGCATCGTCGACTTCGTGCTCTCCAACCTGATCAACTCCGAGATCCATTCCATCTACGTGCTGGTGCAGTACAAGTCCCAGTCCCTGATCGAGCACATCCACCGGGCCTGGGTGCTTTCGCCCATCATCCCGGGGCAGTTCGTTTCCATCGTGCCGCCCCAGATGCGGGAGGGCCCGGAGTGGTTCCAGGGCACGGCGGACGCGGTGTATCAAAACCTAAACCTGCTCGACCCCCACGCCCCCGACCTGGTGGCCGTGTTCGGCGCCGATCACGTCTATCGGATGGACATCCGGCAGATGGTGCGCTTCCACCTGGAGCGGGAGGCCGAGGTAACGGTGGCGGCGCTTCCGGTGCCGATCCAGGAGGCTTCCGCCTTCGGCATCGTAGAGGCCAACCGCAGCGGGCGCATCACCGGCTTCGTCGAGAAGCCGGTCTCTCCGCCCCCCATGCCCTCGGATCCTGAGCGGGCCTTCGCCTCCATGGGCAACTACCTGTTCAACACCCAGGTGCTGATCGAGGCCCTGCACGAAGCCCGGCGCCTGGGGGAGAAGGACTTCGGCCGGGACGTGATCCCGCGGTTGATCGCCAGTCACCGGGTGTTCGCCTACGATTTTTCCAAGAACAAGGTGCCTGGCGTGCGCTCTTACGAGGAACCCGCCTATTGGCGCGACGTGGGCACCATCGACGCCTTTTACGCCGCCCATCGCGATACCCTCGGGACGGAGCCCCGCTTCAACCTGTTCAACCCCCGCTGGCCGATTCTCTCCAGCGGCTATCAAGGACCGGTGGCGGCTATCGTCCGCGGCACCCTGGAGAATTGCGACGTGGGCGCCGGAAGCCTCATCAAAGACGCCACGGTCCGCAACTCCGTGCTGCGCCGGGAAGTCCTGCTGGAAGAAGACGTGGTGGTCGAAGACTCCATCGTGATGGACTACACTATCGTGCGCGCCGGCGCTCGGCTTAAACGGGTGATCGTGGACCGCTACAATGTCCTCGGACCGGGCGAGCGCATCGGCTACAATCTGGACGAGGACAAGAAGCGCTTCCACGTGACCGGATCGGGCATCGTCGTGATCCCCAAGGGCGCCCACCGCGCCGATACCCGGCGCTATTACTGA
- a CDS encoding alpha-amylase, whose protein sequence is MDQPTHELLAPEAAPKAFAWADDPLWYKDAIIYELHVKAFFDSNNDGIGDFKGLTAKLDYVQELGVNTIWILPFYPSPLKDDGYDISDYHNVHPDYGTRNDFRLFMREAHRRGLKVITELVINHTSDQHPWFQAARRAPPGSSKRNFYVWSETAKKYAGTRIIFTDTEVSNWAWDDVAKAYYWHRFFSHQPDLNFDNPRVLKAVIRVMRFWMDMGVDGMRLDAIPYLVEREGTNNENLPETHAVIKQIRAEIDAHYKNKMLLAEANQWPEDVREYFGDGDECHMAYHFPLMPRLFMAIAQEDRHPVIEIMRQTPDIPENCQWAIFLRNHDELTLEMVTDRERDYLYRMYAADPRMRLNVGIRRRLAPLMDNDRRKIELMTWLLMTLRGSPILYYGDEIGMGDNIYLGDRNGVRTPMQWSIDRNGGFSRCDPQRLYLPPIMDPVYGYQAVNVEAQARNPSSLLNWTRRLIQVRKGHRSFGRGTLTFLEPGNRKILAYLREYDNEVILCVANLSHTPQAVELDLARFVGRVPVELSSNISFPPIGHLPYLLTLPAYGYYGFALSLEAPVPEWHEEKLPHRELPVLVLLEGLRTFFQAKGGAKDIKRLIASRTREQLQREVLLPYMSTKRWFAAKGHPVKRIELVDEGEWTTAEGSWLLAFLEVECEDIPIQTYFLPLAIAWEEKGEDPLHRFGAWTLARVRQKEKMGILYGAFGDPRFCRALARAMGTNAEVPFAHGRLKFTCTSAYSLHAAAIDEPVHHPALDQSNTGVFFGNKLYLKGYRRLSEGVSPELEIGRFLTDVSPFPHIVPVLGAVEYLRNDGTIITLALLQQYVENQGSAWTFTVDYLERLTQTLSAGTELPEPERRVENPHGMYLALAETLGRRVGELHQAFARTTGDPAFDPEPATPEDYRRWVQRVREDVVRTLDALEERRSQLPEAVRPPVEALLGRRLSMLDWLDELSLEGPALAKTRYHGDLHLGQVLLSQHDFIFIDFEGEPARPLAERRAKHSPLRDVAGMVRSFNYAAAAAVGHQAEQPEEKRQALESAIGEWESQAVEAFLAGYRGATRDCPSVPADAGHWQRLLELFILEKALYELRYEMDNRPDWVAIPVRGLLALSLSRGG, encoded by the coding sequence GTGGATCAGCCAACCCACGAGTTGCTGGCACCGGAAGCGGCCCCCAAGGCTTTCGCCTGGGCCGACGATCCCCTCTGGTACAAGGACGCGATCATTTACGAGCTGCACGTGAAGGCCTTCTTCGATTCCAACAACGACGGCATCGGGGACTTCAAGGGGCTCACCGCCAAGCTCGACTACGTACAGGAGCTGGGGGTCAACACGATCTGGATCCTGCCCTTCTACCCCTCACCCCTCAAGGACGACGGCTACGACATCTCCGACTACCACAACGTGCATCCCGACTACGGCACCCGCAACGACTTCCGGCTGTTCATGCGGGAAGCCCACCGGCGGGGCCTGAAGGTCATCACCGAGCTGGTGATCAACCACACCTCGGACCAGCATCCGTGGTTCCAGGCGGCCCGGCGGGCCCCGCCCGGCTCGTCCAAGCGCAACTTCTACGTGTGGAGCGAAACCGCCAAGAAATACGCCGGCACGCGCATCATCTTCACCGACACGGAGGTGTCCAACTGGGCCTGGGACGACGTGGCCAAGGCCTACTACTGGCATCGCTTCTTCAGCCACCAGCCGGACTTGAATTTCGACAACCCGCGGGTGCTGAAGGCGGTCATCCGCGTGATGCGCTTCTGGATGGACATGGGGGTGGACGGCATGCGGCTGGACGCCATCCCCTACCTGGTAGAGCGGGAGGGCACCAACAACGAGAACCTCCCGGAAACCCACGCCGTCATCAAGCAGATCCGGGCCGAGATCGACGCCCATTACAAGAACAAGATGCTACTGGCCGAGGCCAACCAGTGGCCGGAGGACGTGCGGGAGTACTTCGGCGACGGCGACGAGTGCCACATGGCCTATCACTTCCCCCTGATGCCGCGCCTGTTCATGGCCATCGCCCAGGAGGACCGGCACCCGGTGATCGAGATCATGCGCCAGACGCCGGACATCCCCGAGAACTGCCAGTGGGCCATCTTTCTGCGCAACCACGACGAGCTCACCCTGGAGATGGTGACCGACCGGGAGCGGGACTACCTGTACCGGATGTACGCCGCCGACCCGCGCATGCGCCTCAATGTGGGCATCCGCCGGCGCCTGGCGCCGCTCATGGACAACGACCGGCGCAAGATCGAGCTCATGACCTGGCTCCTCATGACTCTGCGCGGCTCGCCCATCCTGTACTATGGCGACGAGATCGGCATGGGCGACAACATCTACCTGGGGGACCGCAACGGGGTGCGCACCCCCATGCAGTGGAGCATCGACCGCAACGGGGGCTTTTCCCGCTGCGACCCCCAGCGCCTGTACCTGCCCCCCATCATGGACCCGGTGTACGGCTACCAGGCGGTCAACGTGGAGGCCCAGGCGCGCAACCCCAGCTCCCTCCTCAACTGGACCCGGCGGCTGATCCAGGTGCGCAAAGGCCACCGCTCCTTCGGGCGCGGCACCCTCACCTTCCTCGAGCCCGGCAACCGCAAAATCCTGGCCTACCTGAGGGAATACGACAACGAGGTCATCCTCTGCGTCGCCAATCTCTCCCACACTCCCCAGGCGGTAGAGCTGGATCTCGCCCGCTTTGTCGGCCGCGTCCCCGTGGAGTTATCGAGCAATATTTCCTTTCCCCCGATTGGCCACCTCCCCTACCTGCTCACCCTGCCCGCCTACGGCTACTACGGCTTCGCCCTATCCCTTGAGGCCCCGGTGCCCGAGTGGCATGAGGAGAAGCTGCCCCACCGGGAGCTTCCAGTGCTGGTGCTGTTGGAAGGGTTGCGCACCTTCTTCCAGGCAAAAGGCGGGGCGAAGGATATCAAGCGTCTCATCGCCTCCCGCACCCGGGAGCAGCTCCAGCGGGAGGTGCTGCTGCCTTACATGTCCACCAAGCGCTGGTTCGCCGCCAAAGGGCATCCGGTCAAGCGTATCGAGCTGGTGGACGAAGGCGAGTGGACCACCGCCGAGGGAAGCTGGCTGCTGGCGTTCCTGGAGGTGGAGTGCGAAGACATCCCGATCCAGACCTACTTCCTGCCCCTGGCCATTGCCTGGGAGGAAAAGGGCGAGGATCCCCTACACCGTTTCGGCGCCTGGACCCTGGCCCGGGTGCGCCAGAAGGAAAAAATGGGGATCCTCTACGGCGCTTTCGGCGATCCCCGGTTCTGCCGGGCCCTGGCCCGGGCCATGGGCACCAACGCCGAGGTGCCCTTCGCCCACGGCCGGCTCAAGTTCACCTGTACCTCCGCCTATTCCCTCCACGCGGCGGCCATCGACGAGCCGGTGCACCACCCGGCCCTGGACCAGAGCAATACGGGCGTATTCTTCGGCAACAAGCTCTACCTCAAGGGCTACCGGCGCCTGTCGGAGGGGGTGAGCCCCGAGCTGGAAATCGGGCGCTTCCTCACCGACGTCTCCCCCTTCCCCCACATCGTCCCGGTCCTCGGCGCGGTGGAGTACCTGCGCAACGATGGCACCATTATCACCCTGGCCCTGCTGCAGCAGTACGTGGAGAACCAAGGCAGCGCCTGGACCTTCACCGTGGACTACCTGGAACGGCTGACCCAGACCCTGTCTGCCGGCACCGAGCTGCCCGAGCCCGAGCGCCGGGTCGAGAATCCCCACGGAATGTACCTGGCGCTGGCGGAAACCCTCGGCCGGCGGGTGGGCGAGCTGCACCAGGCCTTCGCCCGCACGACCGGCGATCCGGCCTTCGATCCCGAGCCCGCCACCCCCGAGGACTACCGGCGCTGGGTGCAGCGGGTGCGCGAGGACGTGGTGCGCACCCTGGACGCCTTGGAAGAACGGCGCTCGCAGCTTCCCGAGGCGGTGCGCCCGCCGGTAGAGGCGCTGCTGGGACGGCGGCTCTCCATGCTCGACTGGCTGGACGAGCTCTCGCTGGAGGGACCCGCCCTGGCGAAGACCCGCTACCACGGGGACCTGCACCTGGGGCAGGTGCTGCTCAGTCAGCACGACTTCATCTTCATCGACTTCGAGGGCGAGCCGGCCCGGCCCCTGGCCGAGCGGCGGGCCAAGCACTCGCCCCTGCGGGACGTGGCGGGAATGGTGCGCTCGTTCAACTACGCCGCGGCCGCCGCCGTCGGCCACCAGGCGGAGCAGCCGGAGGAGAAACGCCAGGCCCTGGAGTCCGCCATCGGCGAGTGGGAAAGTCAGGCGGTGGAGGCCTTCCTCGCCGGCTACCGGGGCGCCACCCGCGACTGCCCTTCGGTGCCCGCGGACGCCGGCCACTGGCAGCGATTGCTGGAACTGTTCATTCTGGAGAAGGCGCTCTACGAGCTGCGCTACGAGATGGATAACCGGCCCGACTGGGTCGCCATTCCGGTGCGGGGGCTCCTGGCGCTTTCCCTCTCACGAGGAGGGTGA
- a CDS encoding hypothetical protein (possible pseudo, frameshifted) — translation MRRKGKNNVVKAGPDDVGSPWAIGAAEGGHKAVHPQLGTLADFRRLVEKAREHGLEIALDIAFQCAPDHPYVKEHPEWFRWRPDGTVQYAENPPKKYQDIYPFHFEGEAWASLWAELKSVFEFWIEQGVKIFRVDNPHTKPFPFWEWVIGELKKAHPELIFLSEAFTRPKVMHRLAKLGFTQSYTYFAWRNTKQELTDYFTELTQGEGREYFRPNVWPNTPDILTEFLQFGGRPAFTCRLLLAATLAASYGIYGPAFELQEHEPREPGSEEYKDSEKYQLRHWDLDRPDSLRDLIARVNAIRRENPALQSDWSLTFLPVDNDQLIAYMKSTEDGSNLMIMVVNLDPYHAQAGWVELDLEALGLDPRSPYQMHELLSGARYLWNGARNFVQLAPGMGHVFRLRRRVRTERDFDYFM, via the coding sequence GTGCGCCGCAAGGGGAAGAACAACGTCGTGAAAGCCGGCCCGGACGACGTGGGCAGTCCCTGGGCCATCGGCGCCGCGGAAGGCGGCCACAAGGCGGTGCACCCCCAGCTCGGAACGCTCGCGGACTTCCGCCGCCTGGTGGAGAAGGCTCGGGAGCATGGCCTCGAGATCGCTCTGGATATCGCCTTCCAGTGCGCCCCGGACCATCCCTATGTGAAGGAGCACCCGGAGTGGTTCCGCTGGCGCCCGGACGGCACGGTGCAGTACGCGGAAAACCCGCCCAAGAAATACCAGGACATCTATCCCTTCCATTTCGAGGGCGAGGCCTGGGCGTCCCTTTGGGCGGAGCTCAAAAGCGTGTTCGAGTTCTGGATCGAGCAGGGAGTGAAGATCTTCCGGGTAGACAACCCTCACACCAAGCCCTTTCCCTTCTGGGAGTGGGTGATCGGGGAGCTGAAGAAAGCCCACCCCGAGCTGATCTTCCTGTCGGAAGCCTTCACCCGACCCAAGGTGATGCACCGGCTGGCGAAGCTGGGCTTTACCCAGTCCTATACCTACTTTGCCTGGCGCAACACCAAGCAGGAGCTGACTGACTACTTCACCGAGCTCACCCAGGGCGAGGGGCGGGAGTACTTCCGGCCCAACGTCTGGCCCAATACCCCGGACATCCTCACCGAATTCCTCCAGTTCGGCGGCCGGCCGGCCTTCACCTGCCGGCTGTTGCTGGCGGCCACCCTGGCGGCGAGCTACGGGATCTACGGGCCGGCCTTCGAGCTGCAGGAGCACGAGCCCCGGGAACCGGGGAGCGAAGAATACAAGGACTCGGAGAAGTACCAGCTCCGCCACTGGGACCTGGACCGCCCCGACAGCCTGCGGGACCTGATCGCCCGGGTGAACGCCATCCGGCGGGAAAATCCCGCTCTGCAATCGGACTGGAGCCTCACCTTCCTGCCGGTGGACAACGACCAGTTGATCGCCTATATGAAATCCACCGAGGACGGGTCTAATCTCATGATCATGGTGGTCAACCTGGATCCCTACCACGCCCAGGCCGGCTGGGTGGAGCTGGACCTGGAAGCCCTGGGCCTGGACCCCCGCTCCCCCTACCAGATGCACGAGCTCCTTTCCGGCGCCCGGTATCTATGGAACGGAGCGCGCAATTTCGTGCAGCTCGCCCCGGGCATGGGTCACGTGTTCCGGCTGCGCCGGCGCGTGCGCACCGAGCGGGACTTCGACTATTTCATGTGA
- the glgB gene encoding 1,4-alpha-glucan branching enzyme GlgB, with protein sequence MMDLTAERAAASTLTEHDVYLFKEGNHARLYEKMGCHLTSEGGVEGARFAVWAPNARQVAVIGDFNGWDPAAHPLQARDDGSGIWEGFVPRVHPGQAYKYRIHSRFHDYQADKGDPFAFYWEMPPQTASRAWRLDYEWHDQEWMASRRARNALDAPISIYEVHLGSWRRVPEDGYRSLNYREIAQPLAEYARSMGFTHVELLPVTEHPFFGSWGYQVTGYFAPTARYGTPQDFMYLVDTLHQHGIGVILDWVPSHFPSDGHGLCYFDGTYLYEHADPKQGFHPEWNSYIFNYGRHEVRAFLLSSALFWLDKYHIDGLRVDAVASMLYLDYGRKEGEWIPNVYGGKENLEAIAFLRKLNELVYQAYPDVQTIAEESTSWPMVSRPTYLGGLGFGMKWNMGWMHDTLDYMRQDPIYRKYHHDRLTFSIWYAFYENFVLPLSHDEVVHGKGSLIGKMPGDAWQQFANLRLLYGYMWAHPGKKLLFMGGEFGQRREWQHDESLEWHVLQYPEHGGVRQWVADLNRFYAKEPALYELDFHNEGFEWVDCHDAQASVLSFLRFSRDRKRTVLVVCNFTPVLRQNYIVGVPHRGFWREALNSDAPFYGGSGAGNLGGVEAAPVPAHGRFHSVTLTLPPLAALYFTHEG encoded by the coding sequence ATGATGGACCTGACCGCTGAACGCGCCGCCGCATCCACGCTCACCGAGCACGACGTCTATCTCTTCAAGGAAGGCAACCACGCCCGCCTGTATGAAAAGATGGGCTGCCATCTCACGAGCGAAGGCGGCGTCGAGGGCGCCCGCTTCGCCGTGTGGGCGCCAAACGCCCGGCAGGTCGCCGTCATCGGCGACTTCAACGGCTGGGACCCCGCCGCTCATCCCCTGCAGGCGCGGGACGACGGCTCCGGCATCTGGGAAGGCTTCGTGCCCCGCGTGCATCCGGGCCAGGCGTACAAGTACCGCATCCACTCCCGCTTCCACGACTACCAGGCGGACAAGGGCGATCCCTTTGCTTTTTACTGGGAGATGCCGCCCCAGACCGCTTCCCGTGCCTGGCGCCTCGACTACGAGTGGCACGACCAGGAATGGATGGCGAGCCGGCGCGCCCGCAACGCCCTAGACGCGCCCATCTCCATCTACGAGGTGCACCTGGGTTCCTGGCGCCGCGTGCCCGAGGATGGGTATCGCTCGCTCAATTACCGGGAGATCGCGCAGCCCCTGGCGGAGTATGCCCGCAGCATGGGCTTCACCCACGTGGAGCTGCTACCGGTCACCGAGCATCCCTTCTTCGGTTCCTGGGGCTACCAGGTGACTGGCTATTTCGCCCCTACCGCCCGCTACGGCACCCCCCAGGACTTCATGTACCTGGTAGACACGCTGCACCAACACGGGATCGGGGTGATCCTCGACTGGGTTCCCTCCCACTTCCCCAGCGACGGCCACGGGCTGTGCTACTTCGACGGAACTTATCTCTACGAGCACGCCGACCCGAAGCAGGGCTTCCACCCGGAGTGGAACAGCTACATCTTCAACTACGGACGCCACGAGGTGCGGGCTTTCCTCCTGTCCAGCGCCCTGTTCTGGCTGGACAAATACCATATCGACGGGCTGCGGGTGGACGCGGTGGCCTCCATGTTATACCTGGACTATGGGCGCAAGGAGGGCGAATGGATCCCCAACGTCTACGGCGGCAAAGAGAACCTGGAGGCCATCGCCTTCCTGCGCAAGCTGAACGAGCTGGTGTACCAGGCGTACCCCGACGTGCAGACCATCGCCGAGGAGTCCACCTCCTGGCCCATGGTGTCCCGTCCCACTTACTTGGGCGGCCTGGGCTTCGGCATGAAGTGGAACATGGGCTGGATGCACGACACCCTGGACTACATGCGCCAGGACCCCATCTACCGCAAGTACCACCACGACCGGCTCACCTTCAGCATCTGGTACGCTTTCTACGAGAACTTCGTCCTACCCCTATCCCACGATGAGGTGGTGCACGGCAAGGGCTCCCTGATCGGCAAGATGCCGGGCGACGCTTGGCAGCAGTTCGCCAACCTGCGCCTGCTCTACGGCTACATGTGGGCGCACCCGGGCAAGAAGCTGCTGTTCATGGGGGGCGAGTTCGGCCAGCGGCGGGAATGGCAGCACGACGAGAGCCTGGAGTGGCACGTGCTGCAGTATCCGGAGCACGGCGGGGTGCGGCAGTGGGTAGCGGATCTTAACCGCTTCTACGCCAAGGAGCCGGCGCTGTACGAGCTAGACTTCCACAACGAGGGCTTCGAGTGGGTGGACTGCCACGACGCCCAGGCGAGCGTCCTGTCCTTCCTGCGCTTCTCCCGGGACCGCAAGCGCACGGTCCTGGTGGTGTGCAACTTCACCCCAGTCCTGCGCCAGAACTACATCGTGGGCGTTCCTCACCGCGGTTTCTGGCGGGAGGCGCTCAACTCGGACGCGCCCTTCTACGGCGGCAGCGGCGCCGGCAACCTGGGCGGCGTGGAAGCCGCTCCGGTGCCCGCCCACGGGCGCTTCCACTCGGTGACCTTGACGCTCCCGCCCCTCGCCGCGCTCTATTTCACCCACGAGGGATGA
- a CDS encoding acetoin utilization protein AcuC encodes MGDKVYLYVGDELARYGFPDGHPFGPDRQAAFLREATRQGLHQRAALRTPVVAKRDELERFHTPDYLEQVERASRAGRGYLDYGDTPAFPGVFEAASTVVGSALDGLRRLMDGECRRTFQAIGGLHHARRGRAAGFCVFNDTGVLIETLRRDYGIRRVAYVDIDVHHGDGVFYAYEDDPDVIVADIHEDGRYLYPGTGHADETGTGPAEGTKLNVPMPPGAGDEAFFQAWERVEEHLRRFKPEFVILQCGADSLAGDPLAHLRYSPAAHAHAARRLAALAEEYAQGRLMAFGGGGYDRPNLGAAWSAVLKELVEAP; translated from the coding sequence ATGGGCGACAAGGTCTATCTCTACGTGGGCGACGAGCTCGCCCGCTACGGCTTCCCCGACGGCCATCCCTTCGGCCCCGACCGCCAGGCCGCGTTCCTGAGGGAAGCGACCCGCCAGGGTTTGCATCAGCGGGCGGCGCTGCGAACCCCTGTGGTGGCCAAGCGCGACGAGCTGGAGCGTTTCCACACGCCGGATTACCTGGAGCAGGTGGAGCGGGCCTCCCGGGCCGGGCGGGGCTATCTGGACTATGGGGACACGCCGGCCTTCCCCGGCGTTTTTGAAGCGGCCTCCACGGTGGTGGGCTCGGCCCTGGACGGGCTGCGGCGGCTCATGGACGGGGAATGCCGCCGCACTTTCCAGGCGATCGGGGGCCTGCACCATGCCCGCCGCGGCCGGGCGGCGGGCTTCTGCGTCTTCAACGACACGGGGGTGCTGATCGAGACCCTGCGCCGGGACTACGGCATCCGCCGGGTGGCCTACGTGGACATCGATGTCCATCATGGGGATGGGGTCTTTTACGCCTACGAGGACGACCCGGACGTGATCGTGGCGGACATCCACGAGGACGGCCGCTACCTGTACCCGGGAACGGGCCACGCCGACGAGACGGGCACCGGCCCCGCCGAGGGGACCAAGCTCAACGTGCCCATGCCCCCGGGAGCGGGGGACGAGGCGTTCTTCCAGGCGTGGGAGCGGGTGGAAGAGCATCTGCGCCGCTTCAAACCCGAGTTCGTGATCTTGCAGTGCGGCGCCGACAGCCTGGCGGGGGATCCTTTGGCCCACCTGCGCTACTCCCCGGCGGCCCATGCCCACGCGGCGCGGCGGCTCGCCGCCCTCGCCGAGGAGTACGCCCAGGGCCGGCTTATGGCCTTCGGCGGCGGGGGCTACGACCGTCCCAACCTGGGGGCGGCCTGGAGCGCCGTGCTGAAGGAGCTGGTGGAGGCGCCCTGA